In one window of Myotis daubentonii chromosome 13, mMyoDau2.1, whole genome shotgun sequence DNA:
- the PKD2L1 gene encoding polycystin-2-like protein 1 isoform X2 produces MEWEWMQKVLGLLCPWENSSRVLDEGIYLKPELLCMSGMHKDGCYGLWGTALTENTAENRELYVKTTLRELLVYIVFLVDICLLTYGMTSSSAYYYTKVMSELFLHTPSDTRVSFQAISSMADFWDFAQGPLLDSLYWTKWYNNQSLGRGSHSFIYYENLLLGVPRLRQLRVRNDSCVVHEDFREDIVSCYDVYSPDKEEQLPFGPLNGTAWTYHSQAELGGSSHWGQLTSYSGGGYYLDLPGSRQGSAEALRDLQESLWLDRGTRVVFIDFSVYNANVNLFCVLRLVVEFPATGGAIPSWQIRTVKLIRYVSNWDFFIVGCEIIFCIFIFYYVVEEILELHVHRLRYLSSIWNILDLVVILLSIVAVGFHIFRTLEVNRLMGKLLQQPNTYADFEFLAFWQTQYNNMNAVNLFFAWIKIFKYISFNKTMTQLSSTLARCAKDILGFAVMFFIVFFAYAQLGYLLFGTQVENFSTFIKCIFTQFRIILGDFDYNAIDNANRILGPAYFVTYVFFVFFVLLNMFLAIINDTYSEVKEELAGQKDELQISDFLKQGYNKTLLMLRLRKKQVSDVQKVLQGGEQKIQFEDFTNTLRELGHKEHEITELAATFTKFDQDGNHVLDEKEQKQMQQDLEEERVALNAEIENLGWSIVRSSPGKLGPEAPGAGDWVSGGEFYTLASRVLQLESVLEGVLAQVDAVGSKLSMLERKGQLAPSPGMGEQAFGNTCSQPQL; encoded by the exons ATGGAATGGGAGTGGATGCAGAAAGTTCTGGGACTCTTGTGCCCCTGGGAAAACAGCAGCAGAGTCCTGGATGAAGGTATATACCTTAAACCTGAACTGCTGTGCATGAGCGGAATGCACAAGGATGGATGCTATG GACTTTGGGGGACAGCCCTGACTGAGAATACAGCTGAGAACCGGGAACTTTATGTCAAGACCACCCTGCGGGAGCTTTTGGTGTACATCGTGTTCCTGGTGGACATCTGTCTCT TGACCTATGGAATGACAAGCTCCAGTGCCTATTACTACACCAAAGTCATGTCTGAGCTCTTCTTACATACCCCATCAGACACCAGAGTCTCCTTCCAGGCCATCAGCAGCATGGCAGACTTCTGGGAT TTTGCCCAGGGCCCACTACTGGACAGTTTGTATTGGACCAAATGGTACAACAACCAGAGCCTGGGCCGTGGCTCCCACTCCTTCATCTATTATGAGAACCTGCTGCTGGGGGTTCCAAGGCTGCGGCAGCTGCGGGTCCGCAATGACTCCTGTGTGGTGCATGAGGACTTCCGAGAGGACATTGTGAGCTGCTATGACGTCTACTCTCCGGACAAAGAAGAGCAGCTCCCCTTTGGGCCCCTCAATGGCACAGC GTGGACATACCACTCACAGGCTGAGCTGGGGGGCTCCTCGCACTGGGGCCAGCTCACAAGCTACAGTGGAGGTGGCTACTACCTGGACCTTCCGGGATCCCGGCAGGGCAGTGCGGAGGCACTCCGGGACCTTCAGGAGAGCCTGTGGCTAGACAGGGGCACTCGGGTGGTCTTCATCGACTTCTCAGTCTACAATGCCAACGTCAACCTTTTCTGTGTTCTGAG ACTGGTGGTGGAGTTTCCAGCTACAGGAGGTGCCATCCCATCCTGGCAAATCCGCACAGTTAAGCTGATTCGCTATGTCAGCAACTGGGACTTCTTTATCGTTGGCTGTGAGATCATCTTCTGCATCTTCATCTTCTACTACGTGGTGGAGGAGATCCTGGAGCTCCACGTCCACCGACTTCGCTACCTCAGCAGCATCTGGAACATTCTGGACCTGGTGGTCATTTTG CTCTCCATTGTAGCCGTGGGCTTTCACATATTCCGAACTCTTGAGGTGAACAGGCTGATGGGGAAGCTCCTGCAGCAGCCAAATACATACGCCGACTTCGAGTTCCTCGCCTTCTGGCAGACACAGTACAACAACATGAATGCCGTCAACCTCTTCTTTGCCTGGATCAAG ATATTCAAGTACATCAGCTTCAACAAAACCATGACCCAGCTCTCCTCCACGCTGGCGCGCTGTGCCAAAGACATCCTGGGCTTTGCTGTCATGTTCTTCATCGTATTTTTCGCCTATGCCCAGCTCGGCTACCTGCTTTTCGGGACCCAAGTGGAAAACTTTAGTACTTTCAtcaagtgcat TTTCACTCAGTTCCGGATCATCCTTGGGGACTTTGACTACAATGCTATCGACAATGCCAACCGCATCCTGGGACCTGCCTACTTTGTCACCTATGTCTTTTTCGTCTTCTTCGTGCTTCTG AACATGTTTCTTGCCATCATCAATGACACATATTCAGAGGTCAAGGAGGAGTTGGCTGGACAGAAGGATGAGCTACAGATTTCTGACTTCCTGAAACAG GGCTACAACAAGACCCTACTGATGCTGCGTCTCAGGAAGAAACAGGTTTCGGATGTGCAGAAGGTCCTGCAGGGCGGGGAGCAGAAGATCCAGTTTGAGGATTTCACAAACACCTTGAGGGA ACTGGGGCACAAAGAGCACGAGATCACTGAGCTCGCAGCTACCTTCACCAAGTTCGACCAAGATGGGAATCATGTCCTGGATGAGAAGGAGCAAAAACAAATGCAACaggacctggaggaggagagg GTGGCCCTCAATGCTGAAATTGAGAACCTGGGCTGGTCCATTGTGAGGAGTTCACCAGGCAAATTGGGTCCAGAGGCTCCCGGAGCAGGTGACTGGGTTTCAGGAGGAGAATTCTACAC GCTCGCAAGCAGAGTTCTGCAGCTGGAGTCTGTCCTGGAAGGAGTCCTGGCTCAGGTTGATGCTGTGGGCTCAAAGCTAAGCATgctggagaggaaggggcagCTGGCTCCCTCCCCAGGCATG GGGGAGCAGGCATTTGGGAACACCTGTAGCCAGCCCCAGCTGTGA
- the PKD2L1 gene encoding polycystin-2-like protein 1 isoform X3, whose product MNAIESPEGQELQNLGSEAWDNPAYSGPPSPHGPLRICTISRAVPPQAQPQPTKPEDRPQEKAHRTLVSTCCLQIRRGIRGLWGTALTENTAENRELYVKTTLRELLVYIVFLVDICLLTYGMTSSSAYYYTKVMSELFLHTPSDTRVSFQAISSMADFWDFAQGPLLDSLYWTKWYNNQSLGRGSHSFIYYENLLLGVPRLRQLRVRNDSCVVHEDFREDIVSCYDVYSPDKEEQLPFGPLNGTAWTYHSQAELGGSSHWGQLTSYSGGGYYLDLPGSRQGSAEALRDLQESLWLDRGTRVVFIDFSVYNANVNLFCVLRLVVEFPATGGAIPSWQIRTVKLIRYVSNWDFFIVGCEIIFCIFIFYYVVEEILELHVHRLRYLSSIWNILDLVVILLSIVAVGFHIFRTLEVNRLMGKLLQQPNTYADFEFLAFWQTQYNNMNAVNLFFAWIKNMFLAIINDTYSEVKEELAGQKDELQISDFLKQGYNKTLLMLRLRKKQVSDVQKVLQGGEQKIQFEDFTNTLRELGHKEHEITELAATFTKFDQDGNHVLDEKEQKQMQQDLEEERVALNAEIENLGWSIVRSSPGKLGPEAPGAGDWVSGGEFYTLASRVLQLESVLEGVLAQVDAVGSKLSMLERKGQLAPSPGMGEQAFGNTCSQPQL is encoded by the exons ATGAATGCGATCGAAAGTCCGGAGGGGCAGGAGCTGCAAAATCTGGGGAGCGAAGCCTGGGACAACCCCGCCTACAgtggccctccctccccacatgggcCGCTGAGGATCTGCACTATCTCCCGTGCGGTgcccccccaggcccagccccagcccacgaAGCCTGAAGACAGACCCCAGGAGAAGGCACACAGGACCCTGGTGTCCACCTGCTGCCTCCAGATTCGTCGGGGCATCAGAG GACTTTGGGGGACAGCCCTGACTGAGAATACAGCTGAGAACCGGGAACTTTATGTCAAGACCACCCTGCGGGAGCTTTTGGTGTACATCGTGTTCCTGGTGGACATCTGTCTCT TGACCTATGGAATGACAAGCTCCAGTGCCTATTACTACACCAAAGTCATGTCTGAGCTCTTCTTACATACCCCATCAGACACCAGAGTCTCCTTCCAGGCCATCAGCAGCATGGCAGACTTCTGGGAT TTTGCCCAGGGCCCACTACTGGACAGTTTGTATTGGACCAAATGGTACAACAACCAGAGCCTGGGCCGTGGCTCCCACTCCTTCATCTATTATGAGAACCTGCTGCTGGGGGTTCCAAGGCTGCGGCAGCTGCGGGTCCGCAATGACTCCTGTGTGGTGCATGAGGACTTCCGAGAGGACATTGTGAGCTGCTATGACGTCTACTCTCCGGACAAAGAAGAGCAGCTCCCCTTTGGGCCCCTCAATGGCACAGC GTGGACATACCACTCACAGGCTGAGCTGGGGGGCTCCTCGCACTGGGGCCAGCTCACAAGCTACAGTGGAGGTGGCTACTACCTGGACCTTCCGGGATCCCGGCAGGGCAGTGCGGAGGCACTCCGGGACCTTCAGGAGAGCCTGTGGCTAGACAGGGGCACTCGGGTGGTCTTCATCGACTTCTCAGTCTACAATGCCAACGTCAACCTTTTCTGTGTTCTGAG ACTGGTGGTGGAGTTTCCAGCTACAGGAGGTGCCATCCCATCCTGGCAAATCCGCACAGTTAAGCTGATTCGCTATGTCAGCAACTGGGACTTCTTTATCGTTGGCTGTGAGATCATCTTCTGCATCTTCATCTTCTACTACGTGGTGGAGGAGATCCTGGAGCTCCACGTCCACCGACTTCGCTACCTCAGCAGCATCTGGAACATTCTGGACCTGGTGGTCATTTTG CTCTCCATTGTAGCCGTGGGCTTTCACATATTCCGAACTCTTGAGGTGAACAGGCTGATGGGGAAGCTCCTGCAGCAGCCAAATACATACGCCGACTTCGAGTTCCTCGCCTTCTGGCAGACACAGTACAACAACATGAATGCCGTCAACCTCTTCTTTGCCTGGATCAAG AACATGTTTCTTGCCATCATCAATGACACATATTCAGAGGTCAAGGAGGAGTTGGCTGGACAGAAGGATGAGCTACAGATTTCTGACTTCCTGAAACAG GGCTACAACAAGACCCTACTGATGCTGCGTCTCAGGAAGAAACAGGTTTCGGATGTGCAGAAGGTCCTGCAGGGCGGGGAGCAGAAGATCCAGTTTGAGGATTTCACAAACACCTTGAGGGA ACTGGGGCACAAAGAGCACGAGATCACTGAGCTCGCAGCTACCTTCACCAAGTTCGACCAAGATGGGAATCATGTCCTGGATGAGAAGGAGCAAAAACAAATGCAACaggacctggaggaggagagg GTGGCCCTCAATGCTGAAATTGAGAACCTGGGCTGGTCCATTGTGAGGAGTTCACCAGGCAAATTGGGTCCAGAGGCTCCCGGAGCAGGTGACTGGGTTTCAGGAGGAGAATTCTACAC GCTCGCAAGCAGAGTTCTGCAGCTGGAGTCTGTCCTGGAAGGAGTCCTGGCTCAGGTTGATGCTGTGGGCTCAAAGCTAAGCATgctggagaggaaggggcagCTGGCTCCCTCCCCAGGCATG GGGGAGCAGGCATTTGGGAACACCTGTAGCCAGCCCCAGCTGTGA
- the BLOC1S2 gene encoding biogenesis of lysosome-related organelles complex 1 subunit 2 isoform X2, whose translation MKCPEGGLGMWAGPGCRGHLAGAGGSEGRTRVCRRVLCAVGASEMVPAEAVGAEAGRGSRVEVSGRPGRSEGPENDAAVETAEEAKEPAEADITELCRDMFSKMATYLTGELTATSEDYKLLENMNKLTSLKYLEMKDIAINISRNLKDLNQK comes from the exons ATGAAGTGTCCGGAGGGAGGCCTGGGAATGTGGGCTGGGCCCGGATGCCGGGGTCACCTGGCAGGAGCGGGCGGGTCGGAGGGGCGGACCCGTGTGTGCAGGCGTGTCCTGTGCGCGGTCGGGGCGAGTGAGATGGTACCGGCGGAGGCGGTGGGCGCTGAAGCCGGGCGAGGGAGCAGAGTTGAAGTGTCAGGGCGGCCCGGACGGAGCGAGGGGCCTGAAA ACGATGCCGCGGTGGAGACGGCGGAGGAGGCCAAGGAGCCTGCGGAGGCTGACATCACTGAGCTCTGCCGGGACATGTTCTCCAAGATGGCAACTTACCTGACTGGGGAACTGACAG CCACCAGCGAAGACTATAAGCTCctggaaaatatgaataaattaacCAGCCTGAAGTATCTTGAAATGAAAGATATTGCTATAAACATTAGTAGAAACTTAAAGGACTTAAACCAGAAGT AA
- the BLOC1S2 gene encoding biogenesis of lysosome-related organelles complex 1 subunit 2 isoform X1, translating to MWAGPGCRGHLAGAGGSEGRTRVCRRVLCAVGASEMVPAEAVGAEAGRGSRVEVSGRPGRSEGPENDAAVETAEEAKEPAEADITELCRDMFSKMATYLTGELTATSEDYKLLENMNKLTSLKYLEMKDIAINISRNLKDLNQKYAELQPYLDQINVIEEQVAALEQAAYKLDAYSKKLEAKYKKLEKR from the exons ATGTGGGCTGGGCCCGGATGCCGGGGTCACCTGGCAGGAGCGGGCGGGTCGGAGGGGCGGACCCGTGTGTGCAGGCGTGTCCTGTGCGCGGTCGGGGCGAGTGAGATGGTACCGGCGGAGGCGGTGGGCGCTGAAGCCGGGCGAGGGAGCAGAGTTGAAGTGTCAGGGCGGCCCGGACGGAGCGAGGGGCCTGAAA ACGATGCCGCGGTGGAGACGGCGGAGGAGGCCAAGGAGCCTGCGGAGGCTGACATCACTGAGCTCTGCCGGGACATGTTCTCCAAGATGGCAACTTACCTGACTGGGGAACTGACAG CCACCAGCGAAGACTATAAGCTCctggaaaatatgaataaattaacCAGCCTGAAGTATCTTGAAATGAAAGATATTGCTATAAACATTAGTAGAAACTTAAAGGACTTAAACCAGAAGT ATGCTGAACTACAGCCTTATCTGGATCAAATCAATGTAATTGAGGAGCAAGTAGCAGCTCTTGAACAGGCAGCCTACAAATTGGATGCATATTCCAAAAAACTGG AAGCCAAGTACAAGAAGCTGGAGAAGCGATGA
- the BLOC1S2 gene encoding biogenesis of lysosome-related organelles complex 1 subunit 2 isoform X3, producing the protein MRRHAPTGSGAGPSMAAAAAPESVPASQREEPVRDDAAVETAEEAKEPAEADITELCRDMFSKMATYLTGELTATSEDYKLLENMNKLTSLKYLEMKDIAINISRNLKDLNQKYAELQPYLDQINVIEEQVAALEQAAYKLDAYSKKLEAKYKKLEKR; encoded by the exons ATGCGCAGGCACGCCCCAACCGGAAGCGGCGCGGGGCCCagcatggcggcggcggcggcgcccgaAAGTGTCCCTGCGAGCCAACGAGAGGAGCCGGTTAGAG ACGATGCCGCGGTGGAGACGGCGGAGGAGGCCAAGGAGCCTGCGGAGGCTGACATCACTGAGCTCTGCCGGGACATGTTCTCCAAGATGGCAACTTACCTGACTGGGGAACTGACAG CCACCAGCGAAGACTATAAGCTCctggaaaatatgaataaattaacCAGCCTGAAGTATCTTGAAATGAAAGATATTGCTATAAACATTAGTAGAAACTTAAAGGACTTAAACCAGAAGT ATGCTGAACTACAGCCTTATCTGGATCAAATCAATGTAATTGAGGAGCAAGTAGCAGCTCTTGAACAGGCAGCCTACAAATTGGATGCATATTCCAAAAAACTGG AAGCCAAGTACAAGAAGCTGGAGAAGCGATGA
- the PKD2L1 gene encoding polycystin-2-like protein 1 isoform X1 produces the protein MNAIESPEGQELQNLGSEAWDNPAYSGPPSPHGPLRICTISRAVPPQAQPQPTKPEDRPQEKAHRTLVSTCCLQIRRGIRGLWGTALTENTAENRELYVKTTLRELLVYIVFLVDICLLTYGMTSSSAYYYTKVMSELFLHTPSDTRVSFQAISSMADFWDFAQGPLLDSLYWTKWYNNQSLGRGSHSFIYYENLLLGVPRLRQLRVRNDSCVVHEDFREDIVSCYDVYSPDKEEQLPFGPLNGTAWTYHSQAELGGSSHWGQLTSYSGGGYYLDLPGSRQGSAEALRDLQESLWLDRGTRVVFIDFSVYNANVNLFCVLRLVVEFPATGGAIPSWQIRTVKLIRYVSNWDFFIVGCEIIFCIFIFYYVVEEILELHVHRLRYLSSIWNILDLVVILLSIVAVGFHIFRTLEVNRLMGKLLQQPNTYADFEFLAFWQTQYNNMNAVNLFFAWIKIFKYISFNKTMTQLSSTLARCAKDILGFAVMFFIVFFAYAQLGYLLFGTQVENFSTFIKCIFTQFRIILGDFDYNAIDNANRILGPAYFVTYVFFVFFVLLNMFLAIINDTYSEVKEELAGQKDELQISDFLKQGYNKTLLMLRLRKKQVSDVQKVLQGGEQKIQFEDFTNTLRELGHKEHEITELAATFTKFDQDGNHVLDEKEQKQMQQDLEEERVALNAEIENLGWSIVRSSPGKLGPEAPGAGDWVSGGEFYTLASRVLQLESVLEGVLAQVDAVGSKLSMLERKGQLAPSPGMGEQAFGNTCSQPQL, from the exons ATGAATGCGATCGAAAGTCCGGAGGGGCAGGAGCTGCAAAATCTGGGGAGCGAAGCCTGGGACAACCCCGCCTACAgtggccctccctccccacatgggcCGCTGAGGATCTGCACTATCTCCCGTGCGGTgcccccccaggcccagccccagcccacgaAGCCTGAAGACAGACCCCAGGAGAAGGCACACAGGACCCTGGTGTCCACCTGCTGCCTCCAGATTCGTCGGGGCATCAGAG GACTTTGGGGGACAGCCCTGACTGAGAATACAGCTGAGAACCGGGAACTTTATGTCAAGACCACCCTGCGGGAGCTTTTGGTGTACATCGTGTTCCTGGTGGACATCTGTCTCT TGACCTATGGAATGACAAGCTCCAGTGCCTATTACTACACCAAAGTCATGTCTGAGCTCTTCTTACATACCCCATCAGACACCAGAGTCTCCTTCCAGGCCATCAGCAGCATGGCAGACTTCTGGGAT TTTGCCCAGGGCCCACTACTGGACAGTTTGTATTGGACCAAATGGTACAACAACCAGAGCCTGGGCCGTGGCTCCCACTCCTTCATCTATTATGAGAACCTGCTGCTGGGGGTTCCAAGGCTGCGGCAGCTGCGGGTCCGCAATGACTCCTGTGTGGTGCATGAGGACTTCCGAGAGGACATTGTGAGCTGCTATGACGTCTACTCTCCGGACAAAGAAGAGCAGCTCCCCTTTGGGCCCCTCAATGGCACAGC GTGGACATACCACTCACAGGCTGAGCTGGGGGGCTCCTCGCACTGGGGCCAGCTCACAAGCTACAGTGGAGGTGGCTACTACCTGGACCTTCCGGGATCCCGGCAGGGCAGTGCGGAGGCACTCCGGGACCTTCAGGAGAGCCTGTGGCTAGACAGGGGCACTCGGGTGGTCTTCATCGACTTCTCAGTCTACAATGCCAACGTCAACCTTTTCTGTGTTCTGAG ACTGGTGGTGGAGTTTCCAGCTACAGGAGGTGCCATCCCATCCTGGCAAATCCGCACAGTTAAGCTGATTCGCTATGTCAGCAACTGGGACTTCTTTATCGTTGGCTGTGAGATCATCTTCTGCATCTTCATCTTCTACTACGTGGTGGAGGAGATCCTGGAGCTCCACGTCCACCGACTTCGCTACCTCAGCAGCATCTGGAACATTCTGGACCTGGTGGTCATTTTG CTCTCCATTGTAGCCGTGGGCTTTCACATATTCCGAACTCTTGAGGTGAACAGGCTGATGGGGAAGCTCCTGCAGCAGCCAAATACATACGCCGACTTCGAGTTCCTCGCCTTCTGGCAGACACAGTACAACAACATGAATGCCGTCAACCTCTTCTTTGCCTGGATCAAG ATATTCAAGTACATCAGCTTCAACAAAACCATGACCCAGCTCTCCTCCACGCTGGCGCGCTGTGCCAAAGACATCCTGGGCTTTGCTGTCATGTTCTTCATCGTATTTTTCGCCTATGCCCAGCTCGGCTACCTGCTTTTCGGGACCCAAGTGGAAAACTTTAGTACTTTCAtcaagtgcat TTTCACTCAGTTCCGGATCATCCTTGGGGACTTTGACTACAATGCTATCGACAATGCCAACCGCATCCTGGGACCTGCCTACTTTGTCACCTATGTCTTTTTCGTCTTCTTCGTGCTTCTG AACATGTTTCTTGCCATCATCAATGACACATATTCAGAGGTCAAGGAGGAGTTGGCTGGACAGAAGGATGAGCTACAGATTTCTGACTTCCTGAAACAG GGCTACAACAAGACCCTACTGATGCTGCGTCTCAGGAAGAAACAGGTTTCGGATGTGCAGAAGGTCCTGCAGGGCGGGGAGCAGAAGATCCAGTTTGAGGATTTCACAAACACCTTGAGGGA ACTGGGGCACAAAGAGCACGAGATCACTGAGCTCGCAGCTACCTTCACCAAGTTCGACCAAGATGGGAATCATGTCCTGGATGAGAAGGAGCAAAAACAAATGCAACaggacctggaggaggagagg GTGGCCCTCAATGCTGAAATTGAGAACCTGGGCTGGTCCATTGTGAGGAGTTCACCAGGCAAATTGGGTCCAGAGGCTCCCGGAGCAGGTGACTGGGTTTCAGGAGGAGAATTCTACAC GCTCGCAAGCAGAGTTCTGCAGCTGGAGTCTGTCCTGGAAGGAGTCCTGGCTCAGGTTGATGCTGTGGGCTCAAAGCTAAGCATgctggagaggaaggggcagCTGGCTCCCTCCCCAGGCATG GGGGAGCAGGCATTTGGGAACACCTGTAGCCAGCCCCAGCTGTGA